The following are encoded in a window of Colletotrichum lupini chromosome 3, complete sequence genomic DNA:
- a CDS encoding DnaJ domain-containing protein, producing the protein MVKETKLYETLGVAPTATEQELKKAYKTNALKYHPDKNAHNPDAEEKFKEISHAYEILSDSQKRTVYDQYGEAGLEGGAGGGGGMAAEDLFAQFFGSGGGFGGGLGGMFGGGGMPNRGPPKARTIHHTHKVSLEDVYRGKISKLALQRSVICSKCEGRGGKEGAVKRCAGCDGHGMKTMMRQMGPMIQRFQTVCPDCNGEGETIKDKDRCKQCNGKKTIVDRKVLHVHVDRGVRSGTKVEFRGEGDQAPGIQAGDVVFEIEQKPHNRFTRKEDDLLYQCEIELVTALAGGTIYIEHLDDRWLSIEILPGEAIAPDAVKMVRGQGMPSPRHHDFGNLYIQFNVKFPEKGWTEDPAAFEALQKLLPAPSLQTVPPPEAMTEPADLEDLDNSSQARVFGGAGGMDEDDEDGHPGAERVQCASQ; encoded by the exons ATGGTCAAAGAAACGAAGCTCTACGAAACCCTCGGC GTTGCGCCGACGGCGACCGAACAGGAGCTGAAGAAGGCGTACAAGACAAATGCCCTGAAGTACCACCCTG ACAAGAACGCCCACAACCCCGATGCTGAGGAGAAGTTCAAGGAGATTTCCCACGCCTACGAAATTCTTTCCGATTCCCAGAAGCGTACTGTCTACGACCAATATGGCGAGGCTGGTCTCGAAGGCGGTGCcggcggtggtggcggcATGGCTGCTGAGGATCTGTTTGCTCAGTTCTTCGGTTCCGGTGGCGGCTTCGGCGGCGGCCTTGGAGGCATGTTCGGTGGCGGCGGCATGCCTAACCGCGGACCCCCCAAGGCTCGCACGATTCACCACACTCACAAGGTCTCCCTCGAGGATGTCTACCGCGGAAAGATCTCCAAGCTGGCTCTCCAGCGGTCCGTCATCTGCTCCAAGTGCGAGGGCCGTGGCGGCAAGGAGGGTGCTGTCAAGCGCTGCGCTGGCTGTGATGGTCACGGCATGAAGACCATGATGAGACAAATGGGTCCTATGATCCAGCGTTTCCAGACCGTCTGCCCTGACTGTAACGGAGAGGGCGAGACGATCAAGGACAAGGATCGCTGCAAGCAGTGCAACGGAAAGAAGACCATTGTCGATCGCAAGGTTCTCCACGTCCACGTCGACCGTGGTGTCAGGAGTGGCACCAAGGTTGAGTTCCGCGGTGAGGGTGACCAGGCCCCTGGCATCCAGGCTGGTGACGTTGTTTTCGAGATCGAGCAGAAGCCCCACAACCGCTTCACTCGCAAGGAGGACGACCTTCTGTACCAGTGTGAGATTGAGCTGGTGACTGCGCTGGCCGGTGGAACTATCTACATTGAGCACCTCGACGACAGGTGGCTCAGCATCGAGATCCTTCCCGGTGAAGCCATTGCACCTG ACGCTGTCAAGATGGTTCGCGGCCAGGGTATGCCTTCTCCTAGACACCACGACTTCGGCAACCTTTACATCCAGTTCAACGTCAAGTTTCCTGAGAAGGGCTGGACAGAGGACCCCGCGGCCTTCGAGGCTCTCCAGAAGTTGCTTCCCGCCCCTTCGCTGCAAACCGTTCCTCCCCCTGAGGCTATGACCGAGCCCGCCGACCTCGAGGATCTCGACAACTCTTCCCAGGCTAGAGTCTTCGGAGGTGCTGGCGGTAtggacgaggacgacgaggacggcCACCCCGGTGCCGAGCGCGTGCAGTGCGCTTCTCAGTAA
- a CDS encoding ribosomal protein L10, whose protein sequence is MGGKTANKAGYFDKLKGLLEEYKSIFIVTVDNVSSQQMHEIRQSLRGEGVVLMGKNTMVRRALKTFIPDSPEYERLLPFVKGNVGFVFTNGELKDIRDKILANKVAAPARAGALAPADVWVPAGNTGMEPGKTSFFQALGVPTKIARGTIEIVSDLKLVEANTKVGPSEATLLNMLNISPFTYGMGIAQVYDQGNCFPADVLDISEDQLLKTFAGAVTAIAAVSLAINFPTLPSVIHSFFNGYKKVLAVAIETDISWPEIEELKDRIANPDAYAAAAPAAGAASGGAAETKAEEKEEEKEEESDEDGGFGGLFD, encoded by the exons ATGGGGGGCAAAACTGCGAACAAGGCCGGCTACTTCGACAAGCTCAAGGGCTTGCTCGAGGAGTACAAGTCCATCTTCATCGTCACCGTCGACAATGTCAGCTCTCAGCAGATGCACGAGATCAGACAGTCCCTCCGTGGTGAGGGTGTCGTCCTGATGGGAAAGAACACCATG GTTCGCCGTGCCCTCAAGACCTTCATCCCCGACTCCCCCGAGTACGAGCGTCTCCTTCCCTTCGTCAAGGGTAACGTTGGTTTCGTCTTCACCAACGGCGAGCTCAAGGACATCCGTGACAAGATTCTCGCCAACAAGGTCGCCGCCCCTGCTCGTGCCGGTGCTCTCGCTCCCGCCGATGTCTGGGTTCCCGCTGGCAACACCGGTATGGAGCCCGGTAAGACCTCTTTCTTCCAGGCTCTCGGTGTCCCCACCAAGATTGCCCGTGGTACCATTGAAATTGTGTCGGACCTGAAGCTCGTCGAGGCCAACACCAAGGTCGGCCCCTCCGAGGCCACCCTCCTCAACATGCTGAACATCTCCCCCTTCACCTACGGCATGGGTATCGCCCAGGTCTACGACCAGGGCAACTGCTTCCCCGCTGATGTCCTCGACATCTCCGAGGACCAGCTCCTCAAGACCTTCGCCGGCGCTGTCACTGCCATCGCCGCCGTCTCCCTGGCCATCAACTTCCCCACCCTTCCCTCCGTCATCCACTCTTTCTTCAACGGATACAAGAAGGTTCTCGCTGTCGCCATCGAGACCGACATCTCCTGGCCCGAGATCGAGGAGCTCAAGGACCGTATCGCCAACCCCGACGCCTACGCCGCTGCCGCTCCCGCTGCCGGTGCTGCTTCCGGCGGCGCTGCCGAGACCAAggccgaggagaaggaggaggagaaggaggaggagtccGATGAGGATGGCGGCTTCGGCGGTCTCTT CGACTAA
- a CDS encoding ATP-dependent RNA helicase eIF4A: MADKGLEDVPEGQIESNYDETVDSFDDMNLKSELLRGVYAYGFERPSAIQQRAIMPVIKGHDVIAQAQSGTGKTATFSISVLQKIDTNVKACQALILAPTRELAQQIQKVVVAIGDFMNIECHACIGGTSVRDDMKALQDGPQVVVGTPGRVHDMIQRRFLKTDSMKMFVLDEADEMLSRGFTEQIYDIFQLLPQSTQVVLLSATMPQDVLEAQRDLIMKEFRSGSSRVLIATDLLARGIDVQQVSLVINYDLPANRENYIHRIGRGGRFGRKGVAINFVTAEDVRMMREIEQFYSTQIEEMPMNVADLI, from the exons ATGGCTGACAAGGGTCTTGAGGATGTGCCTGAGG GCCAGATCGAGTCGAACTACGATGAGACCGTCGACTCCTTCGATGACATGAACCTGAAGTCGGAGCTCCTTCGTG GTGTCTACGCCTACGGTTTCGAGCGTCCCTCCGCCATCCAGCAGCGTGCCATCATGCCCGTCATCAAGG GCCACGATGTCATTGCTCAGGCTCAGTCCGGTACTGGCAAGACCGCCACCTTCTCCATCTCTGTCCTCCAGAAGATCGACACCAACGTCAAGGCTTGCCAGGCCCTCATCCTTGCTCCCACCCGTGAGCTTGCCCAGCAGATCCAGAAGGTCGTTGTCGCCATCGGCGACTTCATGAACATTGAGTGCCACGCCTGCATCGGTGGTACCAGCGTCCGTGACGACATGAAGGCTCTCCAGGACGGCCCCCAGGTCGTTGTCGGTACCCCTGGCCGCGTCCACGACATGATCCAGCGCCGCTTCCTCAAGACCGACTCCATGAAGATGTTCGTTCTTGACGAGGCCGACGAGATGCTTTCt CGCGGTTTCACCGAGCAGATCTACGACATCTTCCAGCTTCTTCCCCAGAGTACCCAGGTCGTCCTTCTGTCCGCCACCATGCCCCAGGACGTCCTTGAG GCTCAGCGTGACCTGATTATGAAGGAGTTCCGTTCCGGATCTTCCCGTGTCCTGATCGCCACTGACCTTCTGGCCCGTGGTATCGATGTCCAGCAGGTTTCCCTGGTCATCAACTACGACCTTCCCGCCAACCGCGAGAACTACATCCACCGCATCGGTCGTGGTGGTCGTTTCGGACGTAAGGGTGTTGCCATCAACTTCGTTACCGCCGAGGACGTCCGCATGATGAGAGAGATTGAGCAGTTCTACAGCACCCAGATTGAGGAGATGCCCATGAACGTTGCCGACCTCATCTAA
- a CDS encoding MutS domain V yields the protein MLPRPLTTLACHDLVTPLLTTARSCSVSAPHLRLRRCNGVTRGSSFGREVGVSGLPGGRSWHLSVFARGKKTKSKVKLDDLPQGVLPLDPRPVQDEGPTYPTVVLQARRNMQKFDNCVLLTRVGGFYELYFEHAEEFGPLLNLKVAQKKTSAGPVSMAGFPFFQLDRFLKMLVQDLNRYVAIAEEFPNNASEKVKSGGLLHDRRVARVITPGTLIDENFMDPYANNYVLAIHATTAQSGGGVDETGAPDSSHSAADRSLTPATGDSAAPPPLPLGLAWLDLSTGQFYTQATDLSALSSILSRICPKEVVLDSEIQAQTDHGLLPILAEDRHLVTYSPLGDIRRLSDWTFMLESEIPQATRDAFTEREVTAGSLLLHYVKERLLGLSMKLQPPTRHENMQIMSIDKNSVRSLEIKQTIRDGNFRGSLLHAIRRTATKSGARLLNDWLSAPSTSLDTIKLRQDLVARFIEEPDLRDGVVLLLRRSHDSQRLVQKFALGRGDPDDLVALANTIHATNSIHQLLAEAADETTCLAHMTARLNLKGPLSLARRIKDAIDEEGIVHQHEIEASEAGQMMALAQEIVSNEGTEDDAAALPKGASAAAAKKKRPTSVREAYADDNETWIMKPEASAVLRRLHADLAALHAEKESLTETLRDRHGAASLTLRWSPALGHFCHIRGKDAARASTSIRALSSSKSTSSFHDPEWTQLGHQLEHARHSIRTEEQRVFHALRAAVVLNLVKLRRNAAVLDELDIATSFAKLAVEQGLTRPIVNNSTGHTIIGGRHPTVEGGLHEQGRTFIRNDCLVGGGSGSGSQGAKLWLITGPNMAGKSTFLRQNALITILAQVGCYVPADYAEIGVVDALFSRVGSADNLYRDQSTFMVEMMETAHILRNATPRSFVIMDEIGRGTTPEDGTAVAYACLHHLVTVNQCRTLFATHFHRVADLAVRDGLGGGEGEGVSERVRVEMYCTDVDEDEDGGFVYIHKLVKGINRQSHALKVAKLANMPEAAGGVISKPVPSCMLAMIPTWN from the exons ATGTTACCCCGACCACTCACCACACTCGCCTGTCATGATCTGGTTACCCCGTTACTGACTACTGCCCGATCTTGTTCTGTCTCCGCACCTCACCTCCGCCTACGCCGCTGCAATGGAGTGACTCGCGGCTCCAGCTTCGGCCGAGAAGTTGGAGTTTCTGGACTGCCGGGCGGGAGGAGCTGGCACTTGTCCGTCTTTGCCAGGGGCAAGAAGACAAAGTCGAAAGTGAAGCTGGATGATCTACCCCAGGGCGTTTTGCCGCTGGATCCCCGTCCCGTGCAAGATGAGGGCCCGACCTATCCAACCGTGGTGCTGCAAGCGCGCCGCAACATGCAAAAATTCGACAACTGCGTGCTCTTGACGCGAGTCGGCGGTTTCTATGAGCTGTACTTTGAGCACGCCGAGGAGTTCGGCCCCCTCTTGAACCTCAAGGTTGCTCAGAAAAAGACGAGTGCTGGTCCGGTTTCCATG GCCGGCTTTCCCTTCTTTCAGCTGGATCGGTTCCTCAAGATGCTGGTCCAGGATCTGAATCGCTATGTCGCCATTGCTGAGGAGTTTCCCAATAATGCGTCCGAGAAGGTCAAGTCCGGTGGCCTGTTGCATGATCGGAGAGTTGCTCGTGTCATCACGCCAGGAACCTTGATTGATGAGAACTTCATGGATCCCTATGCCAATAACTACGTGCTGGCTATCCATGCGACGACAGCCCAGTCCGGGGGAGGGGTAGACGAGACAGGAGCCCCAGACTCGTCCCATTCAGCCGCTGACCGGAGCCTGACTCCGGCAACTGGTGACTCTGCCGCACCACCACCGCTACCCCTGGGCCTCGCCTGGCTAGACCTGTCCACCGGCCAGTTCTACACGCAGGCCACCGATCTGTCGGCTCTATCTTCGATCTTGTCGAGGATATGCCCCAAAGAAGTCGTGCTTGACAGCGAGATCCAGGCCCAGACCGACCATGGCCTGTTACCCATTCTCGCAGAGGACCGTCATCTGGTCACGTACAGTCCCCTCGGCGACATCAGGCGTCTTTCTGATTGGACCTTTATGCTGGAGAGCGAAATCCCTCAGGCCACGCGCGATGCCTTCACCGAACGCGAGGTCACGGCCGGCAGCCTCCTGCTGCATTACGTCAAGGAGAGGCTGCTAGGGCTGAGCATGAAGCTGCAGCCGCCGACGCGACACGAGAACATGCAAATCATGAGCATCGACAAGAACAGCGTGCGCTCACTCGAGATTAAACAGACGATCCGGGACGGCAACTTTCGCGGCAGCCTCCTCCACGCCATCAGACGGACGGCTACCAAGAGCGGCGCCCGGCTCCTCAATGACTGGCTCAGCGCGCCGTCCACGTCGCTCGACACCATCAAGCTCAGGCAGGACCTGGTCGCCCGCTTCATCGAGGAGCCGGACCTGCGCGACGGCGTGGTCCTGTTGCTCCGCCGCAGCCACGACTCCCAGCGACTCGTGCAGAAGTTCGCTCTCGGCAGAGGCGACCCGGACGACCTGGTGGCCCTGGCGAACACGATCCATGCCACCAACAGTATACATCAGCTGTTGGCGGAAGCAGCCGACGAGACAACGTGCCTCGCGCACATGACGGCCCGCCTGAACCTCAAGGGGCCCCTGAGTCTCGCGCGCCGTATCAAGGATGCCATCGACGAGGAGGGCATCGTCCACCAGCATGAGATCGAGGCTAGCGAGGCAGGGCAAATGATGGCCCTCGCCCAGGAAATCGTCAGTAACGAAGGCACAGAAGATGATGCAGCTGCTCTCCCCAAGGGagcctccgccgccgccgcgaaGAAGAAGCGCCCCACCTCGGTCCGGGAGGCCTACGCCGACGACAACGAGACGTGGATCATGAAACCCGAAGCCAGCGCCGTCCTACGCCGGCTACACGCCGACCTAGCAGCCCTCCACGCTGAGAAGGAATCCCTCACGGAGACGCTCCGAGACCGCCACGGCGCCGCTTCCCTGACCCTTCGCTGGTCACCGGCCCTCGGCCACTTCTGCCATATCAGGGGCAAGGACGCCGCCCGCGCCTCCACCAGCATCAGGGCCCTGAGTTCCAGCAAGTCGACGAGCTCCTTCCACGACCCGGAGTGGACGCAGCTCGGCCACCAGCTCGAGCACGCCCGGCACAGCATCCGCACCGAGGAGCAGCGCGTCTTCCACGCCCTCCGCGCCGCCGTCGTGCTCAACCTCGTCAAGCTGCGTCGCAACGCCGCCGTCCTCGACGAGCTCGACATCGCCACCTCCTTTGCCAAGCTCGCCGTCGAGCAGGGCCTCACCCGGCCCATTGTCAACAACTCCACCGGCCACACCATCATCGGCGGTCGGCATCCCACCGTCGAGGGCGGACTCCACGAGCAAGGGCGCACCTTTATCCGCAACGATTGCCTAGTAGGTGGCGGCTCCGGCTCCGGCTCCCAAGGGGCGAAGCTCTGGCTCATCACGGGGCCCAACATGGCAGGCAAAAGCACCTTTCTCCGCCAAAACGCCCTCATCACGATCCTCGCGCAGGTGGGCTGCTACGTGCCGGCCGATTACGCCGAGATAGGCGTCGTCGACGCCCTCTTCAGCCGCGTCGGGTCCGCGGACAACCTCTACCGGGACCAGAGCACCTTTATGGTGGAGATGATGGAGACGGCGCACATTTTGCGTAATGCGACGCCGCGGTCCTTTGTCATCATGGACGAAATTGGCCGCGGCACGACGCCCGAGGACGGCACAGCGGTCGCGTACGCCTGTCTGCATCATCTGGTGACCGTCAACCAGTGTCGGACGCTGTTCGCCACGCACTTCCACCGTGTTGCTGACTTGGCGGTGCGGGATGGGTTGGGCGGTGGCGAGGGTGAGGGTGTGAGTGAACGGGTACGGGTGGAGATGTATTGTACAGATGTGGACGAGGATGAGGACGGCGGGTTCGTCTACATTCATAAGCTGGTCAAGGGCATCAACAGGCAGAGTCACGCACTCAAGGTTGCAAAATTGGCCAATATGCCTGAAGCGGCT GGCGGTGTGATATCAAAACCTGTACCTTCTTGTATGTTAGCCATGATACCCACGTGGAACTGA
- a CDS encoding WD repeat domain-containing protein, whose product MKVLYNCLEPAGNVIFAARGGKIHSFSLEDGAHISTWKHPDVEKAAAAAASAAAAKVEIEVSSGVPTPSTPANEEDGPPAKRQRVDSGEEGKAEEAQEEVKDTDAMVVDSEPQKAEEQKRDRRKGTKNLRRNNRDGQQNNRGAAFARVPDYPVITIMTTTSNGSHLLAISGHDKSLWVFEHDGKGNLKELSQRQMPKRPCSVLICPDSETILSADKFGDVYSLPLIPSEVSQSSDAAAQPEAASETAPALAKPFTPEANSFTVHSKSNLRALQSQLREQQKSKRDVTKEQPAFEHTLQIGHVSMLTALTLASKGSRRYIITADRDEHIRVSRFMPHAHVIEGFCLGHANFISALTLPSQDILVSGGGDSELFAWDWENGKVLSKFDILGQVQQIDKETTKVAVAQLLSANVTENGLQVPVVLVVCERFVTLISNTKSMIAKSIISVSAILVLRLAEDNTLSHVQTISLPGNPLHVAPIATENSMTSILVTIDPSENDAAPNGIVSFRWTGAAFSSQDLGIQDASVSEAEFDMSHEQVRKLLYNTEDLRKRGDDEHGEEGEGEEQAQAEGEPVSKE is encoded by the exons ATGAAGGTTCTCTACAACTGCCTCGAGCCTGCGGGTAATGTGATCTTTGCTGCCAGGGGTGGAAAGATTCACTCTTTCAGCCTGGAAGACGGCGCTCACATCTCAACATGGAAGCATCCCGACGTCGAaaaggctgctgctgctgctgcgtcaGCTGCTGCGGCGAAAGTTGAGATTGAAGTGAGCTCTGGTGTTCCCACGCCTTCAACTCCAGCCAACGAGGAGGATGGACCGCCCGCCAAGCGTCAGAGAGTCGATAGCGGCGAGGAGGGGAAGGCGGAAGAGGCCCAGGAAGAAGTCAAGGATACCGATGCCATGGTTGTCGACAGCGAACCTCAGAAGGCCGAAGAGCAGAAAAGAGATAGGAGAAAGGGAACCAAGAACTTGAGGCGCAACAACCGGGATGGCCAGCAAAACAACCGCGGCGCAGCTTTTGCGAGAGTCCCGGACTACCCTGTCATCACTATCATGACGACCACCAGCAACGGAAGTCACCTATTGGCCATCTCGGGTCATGACAAGTCTCTTTGGGTCTTTGAGCACGACGGCAAGGGAAACTTGAAGGAGTTGAGCCAGAG ACAAATGCCTAAACGTCCCTGTTCGGTCCTCATCTGCCCAGACAGCGAAACCATCTTGAGCGCAGACAAATTCGGAGACGTCTACTCTCTGCCGCTAATCCCCTCGGAAGTATCGCAATCCTCCGACGCCGCGGCTCAGCCCGAGGCTGCCTCCGAAACGGCCCCCGCGCTTGCCAAACCATTCACGCCGGAAGCCAACTCCTTCACAGTGCACTCCAAGAGCAACCTCCGCGCTCTCCAGAGCCAGCTGCGCGAGCAGCAAAAGTCGAAGCGCGACGTCACAAAGGAACAGCCGGCGTTCGAGCACACGCTCCAGATCGGCCACGTCTCCATGCTCACTGCGCTGACGCTTGCGTCAAAGGGATCCCGCCGGTACATCATCACGGCCGACCGCGACGAGCACATCCGTGTCTCGCGCTTCATGCCGCACGCCCACGTCATCGAGGGCTTCTGCCTCGGCCACGCCAACTTCATCAGTGCGCTGACGCTGCCGAGTCAGGATATCTTGGTCTCGGGAGGCGGAGACAGCGAGCTGTTCGCCTGGGACTGGGAGAACGGCAAGGTCCTTTCCAAATTCGATATCCTGGGGCAAGTTCAGCAAATCGACAAGGAGACTACAAAGGTCGCTGTCGCCCAGCTGCTTTCGGCCAATGTCACGGAGAATGGCTTACAGGTGCCTGTCGTCCTGGTAGTATGCGAAAGGTTCGTCACTCTTATCTCTAACACCAAATCCATGATAGCTAAGTCGATAATCAGCGTATCTGCCATCCTCGTCCTTCGTTTGGCGGAAGACAACACCCTTTCACACGTACAGACCATCTCGCTCCCTGGAAACCCGCTTCACGTAGCACCTATTGCTACCGAGAACTCAATGACGAGCATATTGGTGACCATTGACCCGTCAGAGAACGACGCCGCACCCAACGGTATCGTCTCTTTTAGATGGACCGGCGCCGCCTTCTCGTCCCAGGATCTTGGAATCCAGGACGCTAGCGTGAGTGAGGCTGAGTTCGATATGTCTCACGAGCAGGTGAGGAAATTGCTTTACAATACCGAGGACTTGCGCAAGCGAGGCGATGATGAGCATGGCGAGGAGGGAGAAGGCGAGGAACAAGCGCAGGCTGAAGGCGAGCCTGTGTCAAAAGAATAG
- a CDS encoding F-box domain-containing protein, whose translation MANDTSFVPHHGTVSNGRTNSHADNTSLDDYDSKALENAVTSTESIPTHPLGVKPLGNQYLSDRPNARKHIGYLKILPDEALMLLLEYLDEDRLRKLGYTSRFLYAFCRSDDLWKTLFLHSGRFEGKWQGSWRATQLKLSSEQQAVIDCSDVFSDVLHRPFVCSHVDLKQFTSRIPTRNTIQRMETLTYEEFSENWTDTPFVLTNYIQKWPVCHGWTIDTISKRYQDVEFRAEAVDWPFSTYNEYMNNNDDESPLYLFDKKFAEKMKITIGQEEGAAYWKPECFGPDLFELLGKERPAHRWLIIGPERSGSTFHKDPNGTSAWNAVIQGAKYWIMFPPAAMVPGVIVSEDSSEVTSPLSIAEWLLEFHAEARRSPDCVEGICQEGEILHVPSGWWHLVVNLESGIALTQNFVPKNQLSEVISFLRDKPDQVSGFKQEVADPYVLFIERLRQEQPDLLEQALRILEKKSIQKKRKWEEAVGGSQAEANGGGFSFGFGDDLDDEEIP comes from the exons ATGGCGAACGATACCTCATTTGTGCCACACCATGGCACTGTATCCAATGGCCGGACCAACAGCCATGCTGACAACACCAGCCTCGACGACTATGACTCAAAGGCCCTTGAAAATGCAGTCACGTCGACTGAGTCAATTCCAACTCATCCTTTGGGAGTGAAACCGCTGGGCAACCAGTATCTCTCGGACCGTCCGAACGCTCGGAAACACATCGGATATCTGAAAATTTTGCCCGATGAGGCTCTTATGCTCCTTTTGGAGTATCTCGATGAGGATCGTCTTCGAAAGCTAGGCTACACTTCCAGGTTCCTCTACGCATTCTGCCGATCGGATGATTTGTGGAAGACGCTATTCCTTCA CTCAGGAAGATTTGAGGGCAAATGGCAAGGATCTTGGAGGGCTACCCAGCTGAAACTCTCGTCTGAGCAACAAGCAGTCATTGATTGCAGTGATGTCTTCTCCGACGTTCTACACAGACCCTTTGTCTGCAGCCATGTAGATTTGAAGCAGTTCACCTCAAGGATACCAACTCGCAACACGATTCAGCGCATGGAAACCCTGACCTATGAGGAGTTTTCTGAAAACTGGACCGATACCCCTTTCGTTCTCACCAACTACATCCAGAAGTGGCCCGTTTGCCACGGATGGACTATTGATACCATATCGAAACGCTACCAAGATGTAGAGTTCCGCGCAGAGGCTGTTGACTGGCCCTTTTCGACATATAACGAGTACATGAACAACAACGATGACGAGAGCCCTCTTTATCTATTCGACAAGAAATTTGCCGAAAAGATGAAGATTACGATTGGCCAAGAGGAGGGGGCAGCTTATTGGAAGCCGGAGTGCTTTGGTCCGGATTTATTCGAGCTTCTGGGAAAGGAACGGCCTGCCCATCGCTGGCTCATCATCGGGCCTGAACGGAGCGGATCAACTTTTCATAAGGACCCCAACGGGACAAGTGCATGGAACGCGGTGATCCAAGGTGCGAAATATTGGATCATGTTTCCACCCGCGGCTATGGTCCCCGGAGTGATTGTCTCGGAGGACAGCAGCGAGGTTACCAGCCCCTTGAGCATCGCAGAATGGCTTCTCGAGTTTCATGCTGAAGCACGTCGGTCACCCGACTGCGTCGAGGGTATCTGCCAAGAGGGGGAAATTCTACACGTGCCTAGTGGATGGTGGCATTTAGTGGTCAATTTGGAAAGCGGAATTGCCTTGACCCAGAACTTCGTGCCGAAGAACCAGCTCTCCGAAGTCATATCATTCTTAAGGGACAAGCCAGACCAGGTTTCTGGCTTCAAGCAAGAGGTAGCTGATCCATACGTATTGTTCATTGAGCGACTCCGCCAGGAACAGCCAGATTTATTAGAACAGGCCCTTCGGATTCTGGAGAAGAAGAGCATCCAGAAAAAGAGGAAGTGGGAGGAAGCAGTAGGCGGAAGCCAGGCAGAGGCCAACGGAGGTGGCTTCAGCTTCGGATTTGGGGATGACCTGGATGATGAAGAAATCCCTTAA